The proteins below come from a single Mya arenaria isolate MELC-2E11 chromosome 6, ASM2691426v1 genomic window:
- the LOC128238724 gene encoding DNA-directed RNA polymerases I, II, and III subunit RPABC2-like, translated as MADDDQDMDNFDDDVDDGDIDEPLDEHINTQEDDGQMEILSADAAQPTAPTKRITTPYMTKYERARVLGTRALQIAMCAPVMVELEGETDPLTIAMKELKARKIPIIIRRYLPDGSFEDWGIDELIIITE; from the exons CTTTGACGATGACGTAGACGATGGAGATATTGATGAACCTCTTGATGAGCATATTAATACACAAGAG GATGATGGACAGATGGAGATACTATCAGCAGATGCTGCCCAGCCCACTGCACCAACCAAGAGAATCACTACCCCATACATGACTAAGTATGAAAGGGCTCGCGTCCTTGGTACCAGAGCACTTCAGATAGC GATGTGTGCGCCAGTGATGGTCGAGCTCGAGGGAGAGACTGACCCGCTCACAATTGCCATGAAGGAGCTCAA AGCGAGAAAGATTCCCATCATTATTCGCCGCTACCTACCTGATGGCAGCTTTGAAGACTGGGGTATAGATGAACTTATTATCATCACTGAATGA